A window of the Polaribacter batillariae genome harbors these coding sequences:
- a CDS encoding galactose-binding domain-containing protein, which translates to MNTNREKNVLFKKIIQLKKSIFLLLILISANNYSQSPSFVGSRSNCRNAAGAPITVAVPPGSANDLLIASVNGSDNTSRFINITAPSGWTLLRTGFSGDRTTTLAVFYKIATNAEPTSYSFSVDFSNRLCASIVRYDNVVNVDNNPIYASAISTSPSSFSSPVSPSINASMEENIILRIVGVDNDYTLTRPSGTTQRININNFLTTQGIAERCQLTAGNTGTATWTYGRDGRRGGWVSVTLAFSVIKPIDPCDAVASGNLDTDNDGISDICDLDDDNDGILDTVESNPNFIGGTATQSSSLGNRTCPNNSCSASLARDGNTSGNFSSGSVTHTNTQNNPWWLLDMEVDTTISTVVIHNRTDCCGNRLDNFILEVLDTNNNVVYTHNNGSAAAVNTINGINTLGRKIRIRLVGSNRVLSLAEVVVQLANALDIDRDGIPNSRDLDSDNDGCPDATEAATPSILKSSGNNANDGIANNTPNAAIDTAQDPVGSNGLANSLENTDTNTAINTNAFSTTNYRNYALNNSKNGCGNPMITQIYWKGTEKIIEVTNRDASKIVVPNAANLNLFNNGVTAVRTATASNTEEILAGESVLFTASATMVAPIKTETPVVVTPSVIAFDNSNDILTISSNGKANNNFAWRTRKDAIQNLTDNTSLVRIDEILQPTNAYNPNEWTVFIDDAIATTFNNFLRHPHSAVLSEITTPVPTESNTLLGLHRFGKTTRIGNTWSNGTPDKSRFVAINENYMHSGKKLIARKLEVQENRILSLDNQVLIVTDNLHIADAAEIRLIGTSQLIQTHPGTANATGNGKLYIDQNSDLASVYRFNYLGAPVTSLGALNYTVESVLKDGTNPLSHTGIVGQSSTNIARNINFVGGLDGSSGTPINISEKWIYTFASAEGKGANWVWKGKNGTIAPTDGFILKGTEVAQNYTFVGNPNDGELRTAVGASESYLLGNPYPSALNGLKFIQDNINSIDGTLYFWDHVGEESTAEATDGHLYNGYIGGYATLNLSMAVAAVSKPLVGAFNIKLEAENTVTNGTNTTEGTRNIITLNNNLGFIKINAITRATDKIELTYTAPTEKLLRFVVDGKARKTYTLPASANYTTFTINECVTVGASVRFESLDRNSISIDYLTISDDDGNISCAPAPGTDASLYKTPGTYIPVGQGFFISGDTDGGPIVFNNNQRQFVTENSGNAVFFKTNKKTKKSIDDDMGDFNKLPFIKLGMDFVNTERESLHRQIGVSFSANNTFQFEKGYDSPVNDLGETDIYWKFPENDHKYVIAGIGNVSYDLEIPFEITMDYDGTNILKIDDSFAIEADIFLKDKLKNKNYLLKNKEVALQLKKGTHKNRFAIVFEESKIIEEVQNPTEEKEKEITVFLDAQNSALMLQNKGEILIEKVTLYNLLGQKIQSWENLEKTTEYSLKIKNFPENIYIVNVKTEEGKISKKIIFEK; encoded by the coding sequence ATGAACACGAACAGAGAAAAAAATGTGTTATTCAAAAAAATAATACAACTCAAAAAAAGCATCTTTTTATTACTAATTTTAATTTCAGCGAATAATTATTCGCAATCCCCCTCTTTTGTTGGTAGCAGATCTAATTGTAGAAATGCTGCTGGAGCACCCATAACCGTTGCTGTACCTCCTGGAAGTGCAAACGATTTGCTAATTGCCTCTGTAAATGGTAGTGATAATACTAGTAGGTTTATTAATATAACAGCTCCTTCTGGTTGGACGTTGTTAAGAACTGGATTTTCTGGTGATCGAACAACAACATTAGCCGTATTTTACAAAATAGCAACGAATGCAGAACCCACTTCTTATTCTTTTAGTGTAGATTTTAGCAATAGACTTTGTGCCTCAATTGTTAGATACGATAATGTAGTTAATGTTGATAACAACCCAATTTATGCTTCAGCTATTTCTACTTCTCCATCATCTTTTTCTTCACCTGTATCACCATCCATAAACGCATCCATGGAAGAAAATATAATTTTAAGAATCGTTGGTGTAGATAACGATTATACTCTAACAAGACCTTCAGGAACAACACAAAGAATAAATATCAATAATTTTTTAACTACCCAAGGAATTGCTGAAAGATGCCAACTAACAGCTGGTAACACTGGTACAGCAACCTGGACATATGGAAGAGATGGAAGAAGAGGTGGTTGGGTTTCAGTTACTCTAGCTTTTTCAGTTATAAAACCTATAGATCCGTGTGATGCAGTAGCATCTGGTAATTTAGATACAGATAACGATGGCATTTCAGATATTTGTGATTTAGATGATGACAATGATGGTATTTTAGACACTGTTGAGTCCAACCCCAATTTTATTGGAGGTACAGCCACACAAAGCTCTTCTTTAGGCAACCGTACTTGCCCAAACAACAGCTGTTCTGCCAGTTTGGCCAGAGATGGCAATACCAGTGGAAATTTTAGCAGTGGCTCTGTTACACATACCAATACTCAAAACAATCCTTGGTGGTTGCTAGACATGGAGGTTGATACAACCATTAGTACTGTAGTGATACACAACAGAACCGATTGCTGTGGCAATCGATTAGATAATTTTATTTTAGAAGTATTAGATACAAACAACAACGTGGTATATACCCATAACAATGGTTCTGCTGCAGCTGTAAATACCATTAATGGTATTAATACTTTAGGAAGAAAAATAAGAATTCGATTGGTAGGAAGCAACAGAGTTTTAAGCCTTGCGGAAGTTGTTGTACAGCTTGCCAATGCATTAGACATCGATAGAGATGGCATTCCTAATTCCCGAGATTTAGACTCAGATAATGATGGTTGTCCTGATGCCACAGAAGCTGCAACGCCTAGTATTTTAAAATCTAGTGGAAACAATGCCAATGATGGTATTGCAAACAATACCCCAAATGCTGCTATAGATACTGCACAAGACCCTGTAGGTAGCAATGGTTTGGCAAATAGTTTAGAAAATACAGATACGAACACCGCTATAAATACAAACGCATTTTCAACTACAAATTACCGTAATTATGCGCTAAATAATAGTAAAAATGGTTGTGGAAATCCAATGATTACACAAATCTATTGGAAAGGAACAGAAAAAATAATTGAAGTAACCAATAGAGATGCTTCTAAAATTGTAGTGCCTAATGCTGCAAATCTTAATTTATTTAACAACGGAGTAACCGCTGTTAGAACTGCTACTGCTAGTAATACTGAAGAAATATTGGCTGGAGAATCCGTTTTATTTACAGCCTCTGCAACCATGGTAGCTCCCATCAAAACAGAAACTCCTGTTGTAGTAACCCCTTCTGTTATCGCCTTTGATAACTCCAATGACATCCTTACAATATCTAGCAATGGAAAAGCAAACAATAATTTCGCTTGGAGAACTCGTAAAGATGCCATACAAAATTTAACAGATAATACTTCTCTGGTTCGAATAGATGAAATTCTACAACCTACTAATGCCTATAATCCTAATGAATGGACTGTGTTTATAGACGATGCAATTGCGACAACTTTCAATAACTTTTTACGTCATCCGCACAGTGCTGTACTCTCTGAAATTACAACTCCTGTACCTACAGAATCCAATACCTTATTAGGATTGCATCGGTTTGGAAAAACCACAAGAATAGGCAATACTTGGAGTAATGGAACGCCAGATAAATCTCGATTTGTAGCCATCAATGAGAACTACATGCACAGTGGTAAAAAGTTAATTGCTCGCAAATTAGAAGTGCAAGAAAATCGTATTTTATCTTTAGACAATCAAGTTTTAATAGTCACCGATAACCTTCATATTGCAGATGCTGCTGAAATTCGTCTCATAGGTACCAGTCAATTAATTCAAACACACCCTGGAACTGCCAATGCAACAGGAAATGGTAAATTGTATATAGACCAAAATTCTGATTTGGCAAGTGTATATAGGTTCAATTACCTAGGGGCACCTGTAACTTCTTTAGGAGCTTTAAACTATACTGTAGAGAGTGTGTTAAAAGATGGTACAAACCCGCTTTCACACACAGGTATTGTGGGGCAAAGTTCTACTAATATTGCTAGAAATATTAATTTTGTTGGTGGCTTAGATGGAAGTTCTGGAACTCCTATCAATATTTCAGAAAAATGGATATATACCTTTGCAAGCGCAGAAGGAAAAGGTGCCAATTGGGTATGGAAAGGTAAAAATGGAACCATTGCTCCTACTGACGGTTTTATTCTTAAAGGAACAGAGGTGGCTCAAAATTATACCTTTGTAGGCAACCCCAATGATGGAGAATTGAGAACTGCTGTGGGCGCAAGTGAATCTTACTTGCTAGGAAATCCATACCCTTCTGCTTTAAACGGATTAAAATTTATACAAGACAACATCAATTCTATAGATGGTACCTTGTATTTCTGGGATCATGTTGGGGAAGAAAGTACAGCAGAAGCTACTGATGGCCATCTCTACAATGGGTATATTGGTGGGTATGCTACTTTAAACCTTTCTATGGCTGTTGCTGCTGTTAGCAAACCTTTGGTAGGGGCTTTCAATATTAAATTAGAAGCAGAAAATACGGTTACCAATGGCACAAATACTACAGAAGGAACTAGAAATATCATTACCTTAAATAATAATCTTGGTTTTATAAAAATTAATGCCATTACTAGAGCTACAGATAAAATCGAACTTACCTATACTGCTCCTACAGAAAAATTACTAAGGTTCGTTGTAGATGGCAAAGCTAGAAAAACCTATACCCTGCCTGCAAGTGCAAATTACACCACATTTACCATTAACGAATGTGTTACTGTAGGGGCTTCTGTACGTTTTGAATCTTTAGACAGAAACTCCATTTCTATAGACTATCTAACAATAAGTGATGATGATGGTAACATTTCTTGTGCACCTGCTCCTGGTACAGATGCCTCTTTGTACAAAACTCCTGGTACATACATTCCTGTAGGACAAGGTTTTTTTATTAGTGGAGATACAGATGGTGGTCCTATTGTATTTAACAACAACCAAAGACAATTTGTTACCGAAAATTCTGGAAATGCCGTGTTTTTTAAAACCAATAAAAAAACAAAAAAGAGTATTGATGACGATATGGGAGACTTTAACAAACTTCCGTTTATAAAACTAGGAATGGACTTTGTAAATACAGAACGAGAAAGCCTACACAGACAAATTGGGGTTTCTTTTAGCGCAAACAATACTTTTCAGTTCGAAAAAGGATATGACAGCCCTGTAAACGATTTAGGAGAGACTGATATATATTGGAAATTTCCAGAAAACGACCATAAATACGTAATTGCAGGTATTGGAAATGTATCTTACGATTTAGAAATCCCTTTTGAAATTACCATGGATTATGATGGCACCAACATTCTTAAAATTGATGATAGTTTTGCCATTGAAGCCGATATTTTTCTAAAAGATAAATTAAAAAATAAAAACTATTTATTAAAAAATAAAGAAGTGGCATTGCAATTAAAAAAAGGAACACATAAAAATAGGTTTGCAATTGTATTTGAAGAAAGTAAAATTATAGAGGAAGTTCAAAATCCAACAGAAGAAAAAGAGAAAGAAATTACAGTCTTTTTAGATGCTCAAAACAGTGCACTAATGTTACAAAATAAAGGGGAAATTTTAATTGAAAAAGTAACCTTATACAACTTGTTAGGGCAAAAAATTCAAAGTTGGGAAAACCTTGAAAAAACAACAGAATACAGTCTTAAAATTAAAAATTTCCCAGAAAATATATACATTGTAAATGTAAAAACAGAGGAAGGAAAGATCTCTAAAAAAATAATATTCGAAAAGTAA
- a CDS encoding type IA DNA topoisomerase: protein MKVCIAEKPSVAREIANILGANTKRDGFYEGNGYAVTYTFGHLCTLLEPKDYKPHWKSWDLNNLPMLPERFDTKVNGDSGIKKQFNIVKSLFEKADVVINCGDAGTEGELIQRWVINQCNYKGEVQRLWISSLTEEAIKEGFQNLEPSEKYDNLYYAGYSRAIGDWLLGLNATRLYTIKFGGYKQVLSVGRVQTPTLAMLVNRYFEIQNFKPEPYWELQTTYRDTLFNYEEGRFLKKEDGQVLADKVAQSEFEIVSVIKKKGKEYAPKLFDLTGLQVYCNNKFGFSADDTLKIVQKLYEMKVVTYPRVDTTFLPNDLYPKVTGILSKLTNYSELTQPLLGKKIKKSKRVFDDKKVTDHHAIIPTGIQGNLQYNQQQVYDIITKRFIAVFYPDSNVSNTSVIGKAAEVPFKTTGKEILTKGWRVVFETEESKVKKELNAQTTLPSFVKGEKGSHEPSFLEKETKPPRNFTEASLLRAMETAGKQVDDDEMRELMKENGIGRPSTRASIIETLFRRKYIERKKKLVLPTQTGIDLINIIDNELLKSAELTGRWEKRLKEIERGEFNAGTFINNMKKMVDELVYEVRSNTSKKRISSNVSSSAVENSQKNKKISPQGRNDKKKKQVAGKTCPKCKKGHLLKGSSAFGCSEYKNNCDLKIPFKIYEKKVSENQLIRLIDKGCTTNLKGFKTEAGKVEGLIRFDENFALKFEPKQKANEKKTEISPQGRNDNSNVSSSAVEKSSDKIVCPKCKKGTILKGKTAYGCSHYKNGCNFVFAFSKIKEMANGKPLTKELVLEIILK from the coding sequence TTGAAAGTCTGTATCGCCGAAAAACCAAGTGTCGCAAGAGAAATTGCTAACATTCTAGGAGCCAACACAAAACGTGATGGTTTCTACGAAGGCAATGGATATGCTGTAACCTACACGTTTGGGCATTTATGCACTCTTTTAGAACCCAAAGATTACAAACCGCATTGGAAAAGTTGGGATTTGAACAACTTACCCATGCTACCTGAACGTTTTGATACGAAAGTAAATGGAGATTCAGGCATTAAAAAACAATTTAATATTGTAAAAAGTTTGTTCGAAAAAGCAGATGTTGTAATTAATTGTGGCGATGCTGGTACAGAAGGAGAACTCATTCAACGTTGGGTAATTAATCAATGTAATTACAAAGGAGAAGTACAACGTTTATGGATTTCATCACTTACAGAAGAAGCCATCAAAGAAGGATTTCAAAATTTAGAACCGTCAGAAAAATACGACAATTTGTATTATGCAGGGTATTCTAGAGCCATTGGAGATTGGTTGTTGGGTTTAAACGCCACACGTTTATATACCATAAAATTTGGCGGTTACAAACAAGTGTTGTCTGTGGGCAGAGTGCAAACTCCTACCCTTGCCATGTTGGTAAATCGTTATTTTGAAATTCAAAATTTTAAACCAGAACCTTATTGGGAATTGCAAACTACCTATAGAGATACCCTTTTTAATTATGAAGAGGGTCGTTTTCTAAAAAAAGAAGACGGACAAGTTTTAGCGGATAAAGTTGCACAATCTGAGTTCGAAATTGTTTCTGTTATCAAAAAGAAAGGAAAAGAATATGCTCCTAAATTATTCGATTTAACAGGCTTGCAAGTCTATTGCAACAATAAATTTGGGTTTTCTGCAGATGATACTCTAAAAATTGTTCAGAAGTTGTACGAAATGAAAGTAGTTACCTACCCAAGAGTAGATACTACTTTTTTACCCAATGATTTGTATCCAAAAGTTACAGGAATTTTATCAAAATTAACCAATTATTCAGAATTAACTCAACCTCTTTTAGGAAAGAAAATAAAAAAGTCGAAACGTGTTTTTGATGATAAAAAAGTAACCGATCACCACGCCATTATTCCTACAGGAATTCAAGGAAATTTGCAATACAACCAACAGCAAGTTTATGACATTATTACCAAAAGATTCATTGCTGTTTTTTATCCAGATTCTAATGTTTCTAACACTTCAGTAATAGGTAAAGCTGCTGAAGTACCATTTAAAACAACTGGAAAAGAAATTTTAACCAAAGGTTGGCGTGTTGTTTTTGAAACAGAAGAAAGTAAGGTGAAAAAAGAATTAAACGCACAAACTACTTTACCATCTTTTGTAAAAGGTGAAAAAGGTTCACACGAACCCTCTTTTTTAGAAAAAGAAACCAAACCACCAAGAAATTTTACAGAAGCCAGTTTATTACGTGCCATGGAAACTGCAGGAAAGCAAGTAGATGATGATGAAATGCGCGAATTAATGAAAGAAAACGGAATTGGAAGACCCTCTACAAGAGCAAGTATTATTGAAACTTTATTCCGAAGAAAATACATCGAACGTAAGAAAAAACTGGTTTTACCCACACAAACAGGAATCGATTTAATTAATATTATTGATAACGAATTATTAAAATCTGCTGAACTTACAGGAAGATGGGAAAAACGTTTGAAAGAAATTGAACGAGGAGAATTCAACGCTGGTACATTCATCAACAATATGAAAAAAATGGTAGATGAATTGGTGTATGAAGTTCGATCCAATACTTCTAAAAAACGAATTTCCTCTAATGTTAGTTCGAGCGCAGTCGAGAACTCTCAAAAAAATAAAAAGATTTCTCCACAAGGTCGAAATGACAAAAAGAAAAAACAAGTCGCTGGAAAAACCTGTCCAAAATGTAAAAAAGGCCACTTATTAAAAGGATCTTCTGCTTTTGGTTGTTCTGAATATAAAAACAATTGCGATTTAAAAATTCCTTTTAAAATTTACGAAAAAAAAGTTTCAGAAAATCAGTTAATTCGTTTGATTGATAAGGGCTGTACAACCAATTTAAAAGGTTTTAAAACAGAGGCTGGCAAAGTAGAGGGCTTGATTCGTTTTGACGAAAATTTTGCTTTAAAATTTGAGCCAAAGCAAAAAGCAAATGAGAAAAAGACTGAGATTTCTCCACAAGGTCGAAATGACAATTCAAATGTTTCTTCGAGCGCAGTTGAGAAGTCTTCTGATAAAATAGTTTGCCCAAAATGTAAAAAAGGAACTATTTTAAAAGGAAAAACGGCTTACGGTTGTTCCCATTATAAAAATGGTTGCAACTTTGTTTTCGCTTTTAGTAAAATTAAAGAAATGGCAAACGGAAAACCTTTAACTAAAGAATTGGTTCTTGAGATTATTTTAAAATAA
- a CDS encoding helix-turn-helix domain-containing protein, whose amino-acid sequence MTIGQKIRELREKTGMLQRELAYELKVGDAYLSKIESNQKNLKREHLTTISKLFKYSYSELETLWLANKVYDLIKDEKKAIEVLKVAEQEIKYRKTL is encoded by the coding sequence GTGACAATTGGTCAAAAAATACGAGAACTACGAGAGAAAACAGGAATGTTACAAAGAGAACTTGCTTATGAATTAAAAGTTGGAGATGCCTATTTAAGTAAAATTGAGAGTAATCAAAAAAATCTTAAAAGAGAGCATCTTACAACTATAAGTAAGTTATTCAAGTACTCATATTCTGAATTAGAAACTTTGTGGCTCGCCAATAAAGTTTACGACTTAATCAAAGATGAAAAAAAGGCAATTGAAGTTTTAAAAGTTGCTGAACAAGAAATAAAATACAGAAAAACACTATGA
- a CDS encoding IS630 family transposase, which yields MTKKTQEPKRFLKNLKKSFELFRLKLNNNKHTSVNLYFQDESRFGLITKQKKVITAKGIKPIGKYKHSYQSKWLWGSFSPITGEHFCMITDTVCKDFFVQYLNDLSTYNPSELKIIIIDNAAFHSTKDVKLPDNIILLPIPPYCPELNPAEKIWQYLKSKIAMKIYDTLDILESKIEQLVNDMSQNTIKSITGYEIYLKPFYSSFNV from the coding sequence ATTACAAAAAAGACCCAAGAGCCGAAGCGGTTTTTAAAAAACCTTAAAAAATCATTTGAATTATTTAGACTTAAACTCAATAACAATAAGCATACTTCTGTAAATCTATATTTTCAGGATGAGAGTAGGTTTGGATTAATTACCAAACAGAAAAAAGTTATCACTGCTAAAGGTATAAAGCCTATAGGTAAATACAAGCACAGTTATCAAAGTAAATGGTTGTGGGGAAGCTTTTCACCTATAACAGGTGAGCATTTCTGTATGATAACTGATACTGTATGTAAAGACTTTTTTGTACAGTATCTTAACGACTTGAGTACTTACAATCCATCAGAACTCAAAATTATTATAATCGATAATGCAGCTTTCCATTCTACTAAAGATGTAAAACTACCTGATAATATTATCTTATTGCCAATCCCACCATACTGCCCAGAACTAAACCCTGCTGAAAAAATATGGCAATATCTAAAAAGCAAAATCGCTATGAAAATCTATGACACTTTAGATATACTTGAATCAAAAATTGAACAACTTGTTAATGATATGAGTCAGAATACGATTAAGTCCATAACTGGTTATGAAATTTATCTAAAACCCTTTTACAGTAGTTTCAATGTTTAA
- a CDS encoding HsdM family class I SAM-dependent methyltransferase has protein sequence MELEKIYTEKTSLTHRKEFAQFFTPQPIANIMSDWLLGNKSLKTVLEPAFGLGIFSRTLLSKLDNLKIKGFDIDETIFSKAKAYFKSQKNVSLKLEDYMFNDWKNKYDGIICNPPYLKFHDYDNKQILQEVENNLKFKFNGFTNLYTLFLLKSIFQLKKDGRAAYIIPSEFLNSDYGKLVKEYLLKTKTLRHLFIIDFKENVFDNAMTTASILLLANDKNNSEINISTIDSKSDLQLIDTYIKSYPKGRGEFTFKLNDLDPNIKWRKYYQLQNSINYKNLVPFSTYAKVVRGIATGANDYFTFKKSKAKEFSIPKGNLKPCICKAKDVKGNFFTESDYKNLVKNNELVYLFDGKNSTNKNVLAYIEKGVKDKINEKYLTKCRKPWYSLENRPPAPIWVSVFNRDGVKFIRNEANISNLTTFHCVYPTNSNLFSKVTDDFLFAYLLTDVAKEIFSDNRREYGNGLKKFEPNDLNKSKILDLSTLSESQVDRILALYTEYKKSKDEKFISKIDEILRTEFANAKSHTHLQFAPANTTPKIAKEYAFANATN, from the coding sequence ATGGAGTTAGAAAAAATATATACAGAAAAAACAAGTCTAACTCATCGGAAAGAATTTGCTCAATTTTTTACACCACAACCTATTGCAAACATTATGTCTGACTGGTTGCTAGGAAACAAATCATTAAAAACAGTTTTAGAACCAGCTTTTGGTTTAGGGATATTCTCAAGGACTTTACTATCTAAACTAGATAATTTAAAAATTAAAGGTTTTGATATTGATGAAACCATTTTCAGTAAAGCAAAAGCATATTTTAAATCTCAAAAGAACGTTTCATTAAAACTAGAAGATTATATGTTTAATGATTGGAAAAACAAATATGATGGAATTATTTGCAATCCACCATATTTAAAATTTCACGATTATGACAATAAGCAAATCTTACAAGAAGTCGAAAATAATTTGAAATTTAAATTTAACGGCTTTACAAATCTATATACATTATTCCTTTTAAAATCTATATTTCAATTAAAAAAGGATGGTAGAGCTGCATATATTATTCCATCTGAATTTCTAAATTCCGACTATGGTAAACTAGTAAAAGAATACCTTTTAAAAACTAAAACATTAAGACATTTATTTATTATCGATTTTAAAGAAAATGTATTTGATAACGCTATGACTACTGCATCAATACTTCTTTTGGCTAATGACAAAAACAATTCAGAAATAAATATATCAACAATAGATTCTAAATCAGATTTACAACTAATTGATACTTATATTAAGTCATATCCAAAAGGAAGAGGCGAATTTACTTTTAAACTAAATGATTTAGACCCAAATATTAAATGGCGTAAATATTATCAATTACAAAATTCAATTAATTACAAAAACCTTGTACCTTTTTCGACTTATGCCAAAGTTGTGAGAGGTATTGCGACTGGTGCAAATGATTATTTTACATTCAAAAAATCTAAAGCTAAAGAGTTTTCTATTCCAAAAGGAAACTTGAAGCCTTGCATTTGCAAAGCAAAAGATGTGAAAGGTAATTTCTTTACAGAATCTGACTATAAAAATTTAGTTAAAAACAATGAACTAGTATATTTATTTGATGGTAAAAACTCTACCAATAAAAATGTTTTGGCTTACATAGAAAAAGGCGTTAAAGATAAGATAAATGAAAAGTATTTAACAAAATGCAGAAAACCTTGGTATTCTTTAGAGAATAGACCACCTGCACCAATTTGGGTCTCTGTATTTAATAGAGATGGTGTTAAATTTATACGAAACGAGGCAAATATTTCTAATCTAACTACTTTTCATTGCGTTTATCCTACAAACTCAAATTTATTTTCAAAGGTTACTGATGATTTTCTATTTGCTTATTTGCTAACTGATGTAGCTAAAGAAATATTCAGTGATAATAGACGTGAATATGGAAATGGGTTAAAGAAATTTGAGCCAAACGATTTGAACAAATCAAAAATACTTGATTTATCCACTTTATCAGAATCGCAAGTTGACCGAATTTTAGCCCTTTATACTGAATACAAAAAGAGTAAAGACGAGAAATTCATAAGCAAAATAGATGAAATTTTACGAACTGAATTTGCCAACGCTAAAAGCCATACACATTTGCAATTCGCACCAGCCAACACAACACCAAAAATTGCAAAAGAGTATGCTTTTGCCAACGCTACAAACTGA
- a CDS encoding helix-turn-helix domain-containing protein, which produces MPKQINITVKESEEELSSLLRKAKSERERGRLKVLILVKQGKVVYQSQLAYKLGFTEKTIREWLKTYNSYGLSELITIKVGGNNTRVISERVIDFIATQLTNPQTTVTSYVELQGLIEATFSETIDYGTLYAHCRRKHKSRLKVSRKSHYKKDPRAEAVFKKP; this is translated from the coding sequence ATGCCAAAACAGATAAATATTACAGTAAAAGAGAGTGAAGAAGAATTGAGTTCACTATTAAGAAAAGCAAAATCGGAACGTGAACGAGGTCGTTTGAAAGTTCTTATTTTAGTAAAGCAAGGTAAGGTAGTTTACCAAAGTCAGTTAGCTTATAAATTGGGTTTTACAGAAAAGACAATTAGAGAATGGTTAAAAACCTATAATAGCTACGGTCTTTCAGAATTAATTACCATAAAAGTAGGCGGTAATAACACTCGTGTTATTTCTGAGAGGGTTATTGATTTTATAGCTACCCAATTAACCAATCCACAAACAACAGTTACCTCTTATGTGGAGCTTCAAGGTCTTATAGAGGCTACTTTTAGTGAGACGATTGATTATGGGACGCTTTATGCACATTGTAGGCGTAAACATAAATCTAGACTAAAAGTATCAAGGAAGTCTCATTACAAAAAAGACCCAAGAGCCGAAGCGGTTTTTAAAAAACCTTAA
- a CDS encoding AccI family restriction endonuclease: protein MTYFEELREITKTIPTSIIDFSIPRDRTSPPTQASSNFITNKEQGDWAEDLIFRAINETSENYVAVRYGKSDDLIAGDSGFDKFYKDFQDELDTIGKRPDLLVFKKTDFDAKLGFDISNLEHSSITDYVKKSIAGLEIRSSAFLIDKYEKEMQDRTAYHLKEALAVKDKILAEYLDILKDDKKKYFIDILNSINEETINAINFRRPSWKATDRLQQLSLLFKDLKDNITIVQKRDYLSITPKIEDVKVVYKWAETFSVPHYYFQVFFDKSYGISFKNILTLLTEPDKEGTYYEISQDIKNQNKTTVKINTRNTNQVAYKVLEPEHKSVRREMGRGRLLFYVSFEKGTAYLDIDSLKELLNIKDF, encoded by the coding sequence ATGACCTACTTTGAAGAATTAAGAGAAATTACGAAAACTATACCTACATCAATAATTGATTTCTCAATACCAAGAGATAGAACATCGCCACCAACACAGGCATCTTCTAACTTTATTACTAACAAAGAACAAGGAGATTGGGCAGAAGATTTGATTTTCAGAGCTATCAATGAAACTTCAGAGAATTATGTAGCTGTGCGTTATGGAAAATCAGATGACTTAATTGCTGGAGATAGTGGATTTGATAAATTCTATAAAGACTTTCAAGATGAATTAGATACTATTGGAAAACGACCAGATTTACTAGTGTTTAAAAAAACTGATTTTGATGCTAAACTTGGATTTGATATTAGCAACCTTGAACATTCTTCGATTACAGACTATGTAAAAAAATCAATTGCAGGTTTAGAAATACGTTCGAGTGCATTTCTTATTGATAAATACGAAAAAGAAATGCAAGACAGAACAGCATATCATCTTAAAGAAGCACTCGCTGTAAAAGACAAAATATTAGCTGAATATTTGGACATTTTAAAAGATGATAAGAAGAAATACTTCATCGATATCTTAAATAGTATTAATGAAGAAACTATCAATGCTATAAACTTTAGAAGACCAAGCTGGAAAGCAACTGATAGACTTCAACAACTTTCATTGCTTTTTAAGGACTTAAAAGATAACATTACCATTGTTCAGAAAAGAGATTATTTAAGCATTACACCTAAAATAGAAGATGTCAAAGTCGTATATAAATGGGCAGAAACATTCAGTGTGCCACATTACTATTTTCAAGTTTTCTTTGACAAATCTTATGGTATATCTTTTAAAAATATTTTGACTTTACTTACGGAACCTGACAAAGAGGGAACATATTATGAAATTAGTCAAGACATAAAGAATCAAAATAAAACGACTGTAAAAATCAATACACGTAATACAAATCAAGTTGCTTATAAAGTTCTCGAACCTGAACACAAAAGCGTTAGGCGAGAAATGGGTCGAGGACGATTATTGTTTTATGTAAGCTTTGAAAAAGGGACTGCTTATCTAGATATTGACAGCCTTAAAGAATTATTAAACATAAAAGATTTTTAA